GCAGACAGCTTTCGGGATTTCCTTTTGCAACGGTCTCCTCCAAATCGAGCAAGAACGATGTGGTTTCGATCATGGGTGCGACTCGCGGCTTCAAAATGTTCAAAGCAAAACTACTCTAGGAAATGACGTCACTTGGCCATCACAGGGTTGAACGAGCGGTAAAGCGCAGGCCCGCGCCTCAGACCTGACTTAACGTCGGTGCAACGGAAAAGCTCAAATTTGAGCTTGTTTGCGGCAGGGGTGCAAGCGCAGTTGGCGGAGTAACGTTTATAGGAAATTCTGATTGATGGAATGAGCCACTCGCGATGGTCCGAGGGAAAGGACGATTCGCGGGTTGTCACGAAATGCGGGGTTGAGGGGGCAGGCAGTGTCGGCGGGGATGGGCAGTGGGAGCGGGTAGTGGATAGAGCAAAGCCCCGCGAGCGGCCTCCGCGCCAATCAATTCGCGATAGACACCACAGTCCATTGCTGGCATACCAAATACCTGACGTAGCGGGGACGCGAATCTGCAAAGCGCTCTGACCCAGCAATGGTCGGGTTGCCCAGCACATCTGGGGATCGCTTCGGCTGCACAACGTTTGTGAAAGAGGGAGCATGGCGCGTAACATACTGATCCTTGGGGCCTCCTACGGCTCCCTGCTGGGGACGAAGCTTTTGATGGCGGGTCACAACGTGACCCTGGTGTGCCGGGCAAAGACGGCCGAGCTGATCAATCGCGACGGTACCGAGGTGCGTATCAAGCTGCGCGACGAGGCAGTGCACCGCGCGATTATCTCGCGCGACCTGCGCGGCAAGCTCGACGCGGTGACGCCCGCCAATGTCGACGTCTCCCGCTATGATCTGGTCGGCCTTGCGATGCAGGAGCCGCAATACACCAACCACACCGTGCGTATGCTCATGATCAAGATCGCGGAAGCGGGGTTGCCCTGTCTGTCGATCATGAACATGCCGCCCTTGCCATATCTGAAGCGCATCCCGGCGCTGTCAGGCATGGACCTCGAGGAGGCCTATACCAATGCGCAGGTGTGGGAGCGTTTCAAGCCGGGGCTGGTGACGCTCTGCTCGCCGGATCCGCAAGCCTTCCGTCCGCCGGAAGAGGCGGCGAACGTGCTGCATGTCGGCCTGCCGACCAACTTCAAGGCGTCGGTGTTCGAGGACGAGAAGCACAACAAGGTGTTGCGCGAGCTCGAGACCGATATCGATGCGGTGACGCTCGACGGCCACGACGTTCCAGTGAAGCTCAAGGTGTTCGATTCGCTGTTCGTGCCGCTGGCGAAATGGTCCATGCTGCTCACCGGCAACTACCGCTGCATCACCCCGCACGAGCCGCAGTCGATCCGTGATGCCGTGCACACTGATTTGAAGCGCTCGCAGTCGATCTACGATCACGTCGATGCGCTCGCGCGGCGCCTCGGAGCCGACCCGAAGGATCAGGTGCCGTTCGAGAAATACGCCAAGGCGGCTGACAGCCCGCTCAAGCCGTCCTCTGCCGCACGCGCGGTCGCCGCCGGCGCGCCGTTCATCGAGCGGGTCGATCTGCTGGTGAAGCTGATCTCGCATCAGCTCGGCGTGCCCAATGCCGAGATCGACCGCACGGTCGAAACTGTCGATCAGAAGCTGAACGAGAAGATCGTGCAGGGCGGCTCCGGCGCATCGTGACACGGGTCAGCGCCGGCGGCCGATGACGGTGTCGATCCCTCACCCTGAGAGCTTGCCAATCTTTCTCGTTTTGCGTGGTCATCGAAGGATGTGGCAGTTCCTCGTCGTGGCAACGCGTGGGCTGGGCGGCTGTGGCGAGGTTGGGGGATGTCGATGAACGCTCCTCTATGCGCTAGCGAGGCGGTTGCCTTGCAGGATGTTGTTGGCGAGGGCGTACCAGAGCACGACGGCGCGGACCTTTTCGAGGCCGCGCACGGTCAATTGCCGCAGGTCCCAGTTGCGCCAGCGGGCATGTATGCACTCGCAAATCGACCGGGGCTTGTATCGGGCCTTGCCCTCTTCGCTCGCCATGGCCAACACCCCCGGGCCGTCGCCGCGTCGCGGTAGATGGGGATCGGTGCCGTGCTTGGATTGAGTGGGCGGGCAAAAGATATCGATGCCCTCGGCGTGCGCCCACTCGATGTCCTCGGCACTGCCAAAGCCGCCATCGACGAGATGGTCCTTGGGCAACCCGCCAGGACGCGCGCGCTGCCGCTCCAGCATGGGCCGCATCAGGCCGCGGTCGGACCCGGTGTTGCAGACCTTGATGTCAACGACGATCGGCTGGCCGGCGGCACTCGTCACCTGCACGTTGTAGGCGGGGCGGAAGCCGCCGTCGGCCATCTTCATGACCCGTGCGTCGGCGTCCGTCGTGGAGGCCCGCGGCTCTTTCGGCTTCTTGCCGTTGCCGCGCTTTTCTTCGCGCTCCTTGCGCTGCTGCTTGATTTCGGCGAGCGCCGTCTGCGCCGCTTTGACGCGCGCTCTGCGCTCACGCGCGGCGCGCTCCTTGGCGGCCTTCATGCGCTGATTGCTAGCATCCGAACGAGCGTCAACCTCTGTTTGAGGTCTTCCACCACCGCCTCAGCCAAGGCCAGGTGCCGATCGAGCGTCGCCTCCCGCCGGAACGAAGCGGCCCCGGCGCTGGCCCGGACCCGAACACCGTCCTGCGCCAGCGTTTCCAGATTGACGAGGCCGACCTTCGCCAGCACCGCCAAATGCTCGCAAAGCAGCCGGTCGAGCAGGTCGGCGCAACCGACCCGGAAGTCCGCCAGCGTGTGATGGTTCACCGACACCCCGCCACACAGCCAACGATAGGTGTCATGGCTCCCGCAAAGCCGCTCCAACGCGCGCGCGCTGCCGACGCCCTCGCTGGTGGCATAGAGCCACAGCGCCAGCAAAAGCCGCGGCGATGTCGCGGGGTGACCGGGCCGATCGCCCCGCGCTTTGATCCGGTTCTCCAGCTCACTCAGGTCGAGTTCCTCGACATAGGACCAGATCAGGCGCACCGGATGGTCTTCCCCGATCAGGCTCTCGATATCCACTGCTCGCAACTCGATTTGATCGCGTTGGGGCTCACGAAGTCGCGGCGCTGCGAGCGGCGCCGCACCGGCTTGCGGCTTTGCCTGCTCCGGCAGATCCCCAAACAATTCATCAGCGGCCATCATCCCTCCTGCGAATCCATCACCGCAAGAGAATCACACAGCACCAGCTTTCGGCTATACCGCTTGCGAGCAGTCAAAAAGATTCACAGCCTCTGAGGAGCGCGCTCCTGCGAGCGTCTCGAAGGGTGAGGGGCACCTTTCGGACCTTCATCCTTTGAGACGCGCGTTCCACGCTCCTCAGGAAGAGGAATAACCACCGTTGTGGCGTTGTCCCCATTTCCTTTTGGGCTCCGCGCGGAGAAGCGCCGCCCTATTGCAACGGCAAATTTGAACTTCCATTTCATTGATTTCGCCGGCCAAGCGAGAGATGACAGGCCGGTGACTATGAATTCCGTTGGAGACCAAGAATGTCGTTTCGTTCCGTTCTGATTCTTTCGACCGTGCTTGCCGCCTGGTCGGCAGCGGCTTCGGCGGAGACCATCAAGATTGGCGTGACCCCGGGCCCGCATGCGCAGATCCTCGAGGCGGTGAAGCCGATCGCAGCGAAGAATGGGCTCGATATCCAGCTCGTCGAGTTTTCCGACTACGTCGTGCCCAACGCCGCGCTCGATGCCGGCGATATCCAGGCCAACTCGTTCCAAAACCAGCCTTATCTCGACAACCAGAAGGCCGATCGCGGCTACAAGATCGATGCGGTGGGGTTGACCGTCAATTTCCCGATCGGAGTCTATTCGAAGAAGCACAAGACCTGGGCCGACATTCCCGACAGCGGCAAGGTCTCGATCCCAAACGATCCGACCAATGGCGGACGCGTTTTGCTGCTGTTGCGCGACAAGGGCGTGATCAAGCTGAAGGACGGCGTTGGCTTCAAGCCGACGGTGCTCGACATCACCGACAATCCCAAGAAGCTGAAATTCATCGAGGTCGACGCGGCGCAGGCACCGCGCGCGCTTGACGACGTCGACGCGGCGGCGATCAACACCAACTACGCGACGCAGGCCGGACTTGATCCGGTGAAGGACCCCATCCTGCGCGAGGATCCGAAGGGCCCTTACGTCAACCTGATCGCCGTCCGCGCCGCCGACAAGGACAAGCCGTGGGTCAAGATCCTCGTCGACAGCTATCATACGCCCGAGGTCAAGGAGTTCGTCCTGACCAAGTTCAAGGGCGCCGTGCTGCCGAGCTGGTGACCGGCCAGGCTGCTAGTGGAAGCTGCGGCTCGGTCCCGGCGAATCGTCGTGCGTCTGCTCGACGATCTGCGCGATCGGGCTCGACTGGTGATGAACGAGCAGCCAGGCGTTGCCGATGCGCCGGAAATGATTGGTGGCGGCAAGCGCTGTGCCGTCGACGATCTCGATGCACAGCACCCGTCCGCTGTCGCCTTCGACGATCGCGTGCGGCTCCGCGCAGGCGATCTGCGGTCGGCTCGGGTTCTGCAGGATGTCGCGCCAGCTCCCGATCACCGTGGCGCGGCCGATGATGCCGGGCCAGCCGGGATGAACGCAGGAGATGCCGTCCTCGTCCGCCCACAACCGTTCCATGGCCGCGATGTCGCCGGCCGCGAAGGCGGCATAAAAGGCTGCGTTGGCTGCGATGATCGCGCTTTTGCTCATATACTTCGGGTGAGCCAAGCGCGGGCAAAAATCAAGAGCAACTTCCGCTGATCGGGCCACCATGTTCCCGCCGGAACAGCGGTTCATGACCAGCGTTGTATCCAGCGAACGCTACAGGATCGAGCCTCGGGAGAGGGACTCATGGGACTTGCTCAATACGCGATCGTGCCGGTGCGCGACCAGTGGGGCGTGCTGCATGACGGCAACATCAACGGCGAGTACGAAACCAAGGAGTCGGCGTTCGAGTCGGCCGCCGCCGCAGCCTCGCTCGCCATCCGTCAGGGACACGAGGTCCATCTCAGTGTCCCCGGGCGTGAGCCGGGCGAAACCGCGCTCGGAGTTTGATCGTCAGGATTTCAGGAGCTTGCAGTTCGCCACCGTCTGCCGCGCGCCCTGCGCATAGAGCTTGTCGAGCGCACCGGTCACGGCCTCGCGCAGGCGAGGATCAGTGCCAAGCGGGCCGAACACCTTGCCGATGCCAAGCAGCGCCGGCGCGAGACGCTCCGCAGCCGGACCCTGCTCGCGCGCAATGCCTGCGAATTCGCGCGCAAGCGGGTCGCGCACGTCGAACGCGCGGCCCTGCTCGTCGCTTCCCGTGACGTAGCGCATCCAGCCTGCAACCGCGAGCGCATGCGTATCGATCGGCAAGTCCCGGCGTAGCCGGTCCTGGATCGTGCCAAGCAGCCGCTGTGGCAGTTTTTGCGAGCCATCCATGGCGATCTGCCAGGTGCGGTGATGCAGCGCCGGATTTGCAAAGCGTTTCAACAGGGAGGCGCGATAGGCGGAAAGATCGGTGCCTGCCGGCATGGTCAGCGTCACCGCAGCATCCTCCATCACGCCTGCGGCAAGCCGCGCGAAGTGCGGATCAAGCATGGTGTCGGCGATGGTCTCATAGCCCGCGAGATAGCCGAGATATGCGAGCGCCGAATGGCTGGCGTTGAGCAGCCGTAACTTCATCAGCTCGAAAGGCTTGACGTCGGTGACGAGCTCGACGCCCGCGGCGCCAAGATCGGGGCGGCCCGCGGAGAAGCGGTCCTCGACCACCCATTGCGTGAACGGCTCGGTCATCACCGGCCAGGCATCCTGCATCGCGAGCGCGGTTGAGACAGCCGCCCGATCGGCATCGGTCGTTTCCGGGACGATGCGGTCGACCATGGTGCAGGGGAAGGCGACGTTCTCGCAGATCCACTTGCCGAGATCCTTCGACCGCAGCGCGGCAAACTGCGTCACGATCCGGCGCACGGTGTGGCCGTTGGCGGCGAGGTTGTCGCAACAGAGCACGGTGAAGGGCGCAAGCCCCTGCGTTCTCCGGCGCGCCAGCGCGGCGACGATGAAGCCGGGTGCCGAGCGCGGCGCGTCGAGATTGTTGAGGTCATGGACGACGTCCGGATGCCGCTCATCGAGATCGCCGGTCTGAGGCGTGTGGCAATAGCCCTTCTCGGTGACCGTCAGCGAGACGATGCGGATGGCGGGATCGGCCATTCTAGCAATCAGCCGCGCGGGGTCTTCGCGCGCGACCTCGCTGCCGACCAGTGCGCCAATCACGCGATGG
This genomic interval from Bradyrhizobium sp. CB82 contains the following:
- a CDS encoding 2-dehydropantoate 2-reductase N-terminal domain-containing protein gives rise to the protein MARNILILGASYGSLLGTKLLMAGHNVTLVCRAKTAELINRDGTEVRIKLRDEAVHRAIISRDLRGKLDAVTPANVDVSRYDLVGLAMQEPQYTNHTVRMLMIKIAEAGLPCLSIMNMPPLPYLKRIPALSGMDLEEAYTNAQVWERFKPGLVTLCSPDPQAFRPPEEAANVLHVGLPTNFKASVFEDEKHNKVLRELETDIDAVTLDGHDVPVKLKVFDSLFVPLAKWSMLLTGNYRCITPHEPQSIRDAVHTDLKRSQSIYDHVDALARRLGADPKDQVPFEKYAKAADSPLKPSSAARAVAAGAPFIERVDLLVKLISHQLGVPNAEIDRTVETVDQKLNEKIVQGGSGAS
- a CDS encoding MetQ/NlpA family ABC transporter substrate-binding protein; the encoded protein is MSFRSVLILSTVLAAWSAAASAETIKIGVTPGPHAQILEAVKPIAAKNGLDIQLVEFSDYVVPNAALDAGDIQANSFQNQPYLDNQKADRGYKIDAVGLTVNFPIGVYSKKHKTWADIPDSGKVSIPNDPTNGGRVLLLLRDKGVIKLKDGVGFKPTVLDITDNPKKLKFIEVDAAQAPRALDDVDAAAINTNYATQAGLDPVKDPILREDPKGPYVNLIAVRAADKDKPWVKILVDSYHTPEVKEFVLTKFKGAVLPSW
- a CDS encoding nuclear transport factor 2 family protein, which translates into the protein MSKSAIIAANAAFYAAFAAGDIAAMERLWADEDGISCVHPGWPGIIGRATVIGSWRDILQNPSRPQIACAEPHAIVEGDSGRVLCIEIVDGTALAATNHFRRIGNAWLLVHHQSSPIAQIVEQTHDDSPGPSRSFH
- a CDS encoding mannitol dehydrogenase family protein; this encodes MSSSGKVKGETTMRLGRANLDRLPSGIRRPAYDRSRVTPGIVHLGLGAFHRAHQAVVIDDCLAAGAPAWGIIGASLRSPDTRDALSPQDHLYTVAVRSAEGTDHRVIGALVGSEVAREDPARLIARMADPAIRIVSLTVTEKGYCHTPQTGDLDERHPDVVHDLNNLDAPRSAPGFIVAALARRRTQGLAPFTVLCCDNLAANGHTVRRIVTQFAALRSKDLGKWICENVAFPCTMVDRIVPETTDADRAAVSTALAMQDAWPVMTEPFTQWVVEDRFSAGRPDLGAAGVELVTDVKPFELMKLRLLNASHSALAYLGYLAGYETIADTMLDPHFARLAAGVMEDAAVTLTMPAGTDLSAYRASLLKRFANPALHHRTWQIAMDGSQKLPQRLLGTIQDRLRRDLPIDTHALAVAGWMRYVTGSDEQGRAFDVRDPLAREFAGIAREQGPAAERLAPALLGIGKVFGPLGTDPRLREAVTGALDKLYAQGARQTVANCKLLKS